One genomic window of Kosmotoga olearia TBF 19.5.1 includes the following:
- a CDS encoding ABC transporter ATP-binding protein, giving the protein MQIKMEGIVKKFGSVVANSQVDFDVLPGEVHSLLGENGAGKTTLMKILYGIHIPDEGKIFINGEESFIQSPRIALEKGIGMVQQHFSLVPSFSVFENVILGLKSREKLDKLRRAVEEIIERFHLGLDLDTKIWQLSHGEKQKVEILKFLYRDVDLLILDEPTSALAPSEVYSLFDIIRELKSTGKSVVFITHKLEEVFTVSDRITILRTGKKIATVDATSVSPQEVVKMMVGEYTIIEKFPKNIGKEILRVRNFTVIGDRGTPAVRNISFDLRAGEILGIAGVEGNGQRELAEGLYGLRTYDGEIFLHGNHVRINSPQKALSYGIGYIPEDRFVTGLIPDLSVSENIVLKSISGTPFSSKGIINREKVRNFSEKVVKKYRVSLPSIWAPIKKLSGGNAQKVLAGRELEAPLNLLIAVNPTNGLDVASTEHIHKLLLKTSQNGIPVLLISTDLEEIYKISDIIVVMYKGKLTKRIEALPENQELIGQLMAGVNFEKYL; this is encoded by the coding sequence ATGCAAATCAAAATGGAGGGTATTGTCAAGAAGTTTGGTTCTGTTGTTGCTAACTCCCAAGTAGACTTTGATGTACTGCCCGGTGAAGTACACTCGCTACTCGGGGAAAACGGTGCAGGAAAAACAACTCTGATGAAGATCCTGTACGGAATACACATTCCGGATGAAGGAAAGATATTCATCAACGGAGAAGAGAGTTTCATACAATCCCCGCGTATTGCTCTTGAAAAAGGTATTGGCATGGTTCAACAGCACTTTTCATTGGTACCATCTTTCAGTGTATTCGAAAACGTTATACTGGGGCTTAAAAGTAGAGAAAAGCTCGATAAATTGAGAAGAGCCGTTGAGGAAATTATTGAAAGGTTTCATCTCGGACTCGATCTGGATACAAAGATCTGGCAGCTCTCGCACGGGGAAAAACAAAAAGTGGAAATCCTTAAGTTTCTGTATCGCGATGTGGACCTACTGATCCTCGATGAACCCACGTCGGCCCTCGCACCATCCGAGGTGTATTCTCTCTTTGACATAATCCGTGAGTTGAAATCAACGGGAAAATCTGTCGTATTCATAACCCACAAATTGGAAGAGGTTTTTACCGTTTCAGACAGAATAACCATTCTTAGAACGGGAAAGAAAATTGCCACTGTGGACGCTACAAGCGTTTCACCCCAGGAAGTCGTCAAGATGATGGTTGGGGAATACACAATCATTGAGAAATTCCCGAAAAACATCGGCAAAGAGATTTTAAGGGTAAGAAACTTCACAGTTATTGGGGATAGGGGGACACCCGCAGTTAGAAATATCTCTTTCGATTTAAGAGCCGGCGAGATTCTCGGGATAGCCGGTGTTGAAGGCAACGGGCAACGCGAGCTTGCAGAAGGGCTCTACGGTTTGCGGACCTACGATGGGGAAATATTTCTCCATGGAAATCACGTGAGAATAAACTCTCCCCAAAAAGCCCTCTCATACGGGATAGGTTATATACCTGAAGATAGATTTGTGACAGGGTTGATACCGGATCTATCGGTTAGTGAAAATATCGTTCTTAAGTCGATAAGTGGCACCCCATTTTCATCAAAAGGGATTATCAACCGGGAGAAAGTCAGGAATTTTTCCGAAAAGGTGGTGAAAAAATACAGGGTATCACTTCCTTCTATATGGGCACCGATAAAGAAACTGTCAGGCGGTAACGCTCAAAAGGTTCTGGCGGGAAGGGAACTGGAGGCTCCGTTGAATCTTTTGATAGCTGTTAACCCCACTAATGGACTTGACGTAGCCTCAACCGAACATATTCATAAATTACTACTGAAAACAAGTCAGAATGGAATCCCTGTCTTACTTATTTCCACCGATCTCGAAGAAATATATAAGATTTCTGATATCATAGTAGTAATGTATAAAGGTAAACTGACAAAAAGGATAGAAGCATTACCTGAAAACCAGGAGCTTATCGGTCAATTAATGGCCGGGGTGAACTTCGAGA